A single window of Anopheles moucheti chromosome 2, idAnoMoucSN_F20_07, whole genome shotgun sequence DNA harbors:
- the LOC128298444 gene encoding malonate--CoA ligase ACSF3, mitochondrial has product MTKFMVARRCLEVATDTLGTSAATFTPRFGASFSWMKHYSLRLRSQSTRLSARSYSTQADNRKPATKDFDDGDRPPLDPEAVHADLLRRLTKLYEQEVARELIVPPFKRALLYGEKAAIRDQIGDFSFVQLYEAVKRLAAQISKCCGSASQSRVAFLCPNNITYVISQWACWFSGQIAVPLNAKYPADLLEYYIKDSDASLLLTTAEFLPLAEPLAAKLQKPLLVVNHELINANGTTNGGDASPVADVSYLDPRRENLLQLNDTLVVESALNGEFYRDANALILYTSGTTGKPKGVVLSYANLDAQLRALSHAWQVSAADSVLHTLPLNHVHGTINALNLPLAVGAKCVMLPKFDSSSVWSYLLNVNMTTKERVNVFMGVPTMYGLLIREYDSVFGKNARMCDYVKTHCKNKIRLMISGSAPLPGNIFDRWNEITGHRLLERYGMTEIGMAISNPYLQDGELRSRRQGCVGMPLPGVSVRIVDPESGRQLTLEGCENEGIWHTTTGTTPPKPTVPEDSIAGQLHVKGSSVFSAYWQKAKETASEFDAEGWFRTGDTARYENGTIRILGRTSVDIIKSGGFKLSALEIETALHEHPDTSDVAVLGLPDETWGQRVVAVISLRDQASATPETFSIPKLLVWLEQKLPKQAIPKEVRLVEEIPRNAMGKINKRELINRLYGENAAATPDSTETQNVVEKP; this is encoded by the exons ATGACGAAATTCATGGTTGCCAGGCGTTGCCTGGAGGTGGCCACCGACACACTCGGAACATCCGCTGCCACTTTCACGCCCCGGTTCGGTGCATCATTTTCCTGGATGAAACATTACTCGCTTCGCTTACGGTCACAGTCGACCCGGTTGAGTGCCCGCAGTTACTCCACACAGGCCGACAATCGTAAACCGGCCACCAAGGACTTTGACGATGGCGATCGTCCCCCGCTGGATCCGGAAGCGGTACATGCGGATCTACTGCGCCGACTGACGAAGCTGTACGAACAGGAAGTGGCCCGGGAATTGATCGTGCCGCCGTTTAAGCGAGCCTTGCTGTACGGTGAAAAGGCGGCCATTCGTGACCAGATAGGCGATTTCAGCTTCGTCCAGCTGTACGAAGCCGTCAAGCGGCTAGCGGCACAGATATCCAAATGTTGCG GCAGTGCTTCTCAGTCCCGTGTGGCATTCCTTTGCCCGAACAATATTACGTACGTGATCAGCCAGTGGGCTTGCTGGTTTTCGGGACAAATTG CCGTGCCCTTGAACGCAAAATATCCAGCCGATTTGCTCGAGTACTACATCAAAGATTCGGATGCTTCCCTCCTGCTAACGACGGCGGAATTTCTTCCCCTGGCCGAACCGCTCGCTGCCAAGCTGCAAAAACCCTTGCTGGTGGTGAATCACGAACTGATCAATGCAAATGGAACCACAAACGGCGGTGACGCATCGCCCGTGGCGGACGTTTCCTACCTAGATCCGAGGAGAGAAAATTTGTTGCAACTGAACGATACGCTCGTGGTGGAAAGTGCACTGAATGGTGAATTTTACCGCGATGCCAACGCTTTGATCCTGTACACATCCGGCACGACGGGTAAACCGAAAGGAGTGGTGCTGAGTTACGCCAATCTGGACGCTCAACTGCGTGCCCTGTCGCACGCATGGCAAGTAAGTGCAGCCGATTCGGTACTGCACACACTACCACTGAACCACGTTCATGGTACGATCAATGCGCTGAACTTACCGCTGGCGGTCGGGGCCAAGTGTGTTATGCTGCCGAAGTTTGACAGCAGCAGCGTATGGAGCTACCTGCTGAACGTGAACATGACTACCAAAGAGCGCGTTAACGTGTTCATGGGCGTGCCGACGATGTACGGGTTGCTGATCCGCGAGTATGACAGTGTGTTCGGGAAGAACGCTCGCATGTGTGACTATGTCAAGACACATTGCAAGAACAAGATTCGACTCATGATATCCGGTTCGGCACCACTGCCGGGCAATATATTCGATCGCTGGAACGAAATAACTGGCCACCGGTTGCTGGAACGCTACGGTATGACCGAAATCGGTATGGCCATCTCGAACCCTTACTTGCAGGACGGTGAACTGCGCAGCAGAAGGCAAGGTTGCGTTGGGATGCCATTGCCAGGTGTTAGCGTGCGCATTGTAGACCCCGAAAGTGGTCGTCAGTTGACGCTTGAAGGTTGCGAAAATGAAGGGATTTGGCATACAACAACTGGGACAACGCCACCAAAGCCAACCGTGCCGGAGGATTCCATTGCGGGTCAGCTGCACGTGAAGGGAAGCTCGGTATTTAGTGCTTACTggcaaaaggcaaaagaaaCAGCTTCCGAGTTCGATGCGGAAGGATGGTTCCGGACGGGTGATACGGCACGTTACGAAAACGGAACGATACGCATCCTCGGACGCACCTCCGTTGATATAATCAAATCGGGTGGCTTTAAGCTGTCCGCGCTCGAGATCGAAACGGCATTGCACGAACATCCGGACACGAGCGACGTGGCGGTACTAGGTTTGCCCGATGAAACATGGGGCCAACGGGTAGTGGCCGTGATCAGCTTGCGTGACCAGGCGTCCGCCACACCCGAAACGTTCAGCATTCCGAAGCTGCTTGTGTGGTTGGAACAGAAGCTTCCGAAGCAAGCCATTCCAAAGGAAGTCCGATTAGTGGAGGAAATACCGCGCAATGCAATGGGTAAGATCAACAAACGGGAACTGATCAATAGGTTGTACGGAGAAAACGCAGCAGCGACACCAGACAGCACAGAAACACAGAATGTCGTCGAAAAGCCTTAG